A genomic stretch from Candidatus Methanomassiliicoccus intestinalis Issoire-Mx1 includes:
- the pcn gene encoding proliferating cell nuclear antigen (pcna): MFHAKIKSETLKGIVDVVSTLVDEAKFNIDPEGLEIKAVDPAHVAMVDMRVEKTAFEEFSADDMELGIDLDKIKEVLKLSRGGDILEIDQNDEKNRLIIRVGNIVRKMNLVDTAGMSDPRVPNVALPAKISLGVDELQKGIKAAESVSDHIALSASPDDFEMYSEGDTDSVNLKLAKDQLISLDCQESVKSMFPLDYFSNMVRSIPGGTAADINLGTNYPVRLEFEIAEGNGMVNYLLAPRIENE, encoded by the coding sequence ATGTTTCACGCTAAGATAAAATCTGAAACCCTTAAGGGAATTGTCGATGTTGTATCCACTCTTGTTGATGAAGCTAAATTCAATATTGATCCAGAGGGATTAGAGATTAAAGCAGTAGATCCAGCACATGTTGCTATGGTCGATATGCGAGTTGAAAAAACAGCTTTTGAAGAGTTTAGCGCAGACGATATGGAGCTGGGAATCGACCTGGATAAAATCAAAGAGGTTCTGAAACTCTCTCGTGGTGGAGACATTTTAGAGATCGACCAGAACGATGAGAAAAACAGATTGATTATCCGCGTTGGAAACATTGTGAGAAAAATGAATCTTGTTGATACAGCAGGAATGAGCGACCCCCGTGTGCCAAATGTTGCACTGCCTGCCAAGATAAGCCTTGGAGTAGATGAGCTTCAGAAAGGCATAAAGGCAGCAGAATCTGTATCAGATCATATTGCGCTTTCAGCTTCTCCAGATGATTTTGAAATGTATTCAGAAGGAGATACAGATAGCGTAAATCTTAAATTGGCTAAAGATCAGCTTATTTCACTTGACTGCCAGGAATCTGTAAAAAGCATGTTCCCGCTGGACTATTTCTCGAACATGGTCAGATCCATACCCGGGGGAACAGCTGCAGATATCAATCTCGGAACGAACTATCCTGTCCGTTTGGAGTTTGAGATTGCAGAAGGAAACGGCATGGTCAACTACCTGTTAGCACCCAGAATTGAAAACGAATGA
- a CDS encoding transcription factor S: protein MFCSKCGSLLFPTQAVDGFVTCRCGNKEPVQGGEKITIQKKKTDVEDCPVVDAIEGTMPKTNVPCPKCGHNEAYWYLRQTRKSDEPETTFLTCCKCGNKWRQY from the coding sequence ATGTTCTGTAGTAAATGCGGATCATTGCTCTTCCCTACCCAGGCAGTAGACGGTTTTGTCACATGCAGATGTGGAAACAAAGAGCCTGTTCAAGGCGGGGAAAAGATTACGATACAAAAGAAAAAAACAGATGTGGAAGATTGCCCAGTAGTCGATGCTATCGAGGGCACCATGCCTAAAACAAACGTTCCATGTCCGAAATGTGGACATAATGAAGCTTATTGGTATCTTAGACAAACTAGAAAGTCTGACGAACCTGAAACCACCTTTCTTACATGTTGTAAATGTGGAAATAAGTGGAGACAATACTAA